The window AGAATGATTAAAAATTTGTATAGATATGAAACTAAATGCTCAAATGAAATCAGATAAGAAAACAGCTAAATATGATATATATATATATANNNNNNNNNNNNNNNNNNNNNNNNNNNNNNNNNNNNNNNNNNNNNNNNNNNNNNNNNNNNNNNNNNNNNNNNNNNNNNNNNNNNNNNNNNNNNNNNNNNNNNNNCTTTGGTGCGGACGTCCGCAGCTGAGAAAAATCGTATATATATATATATATAGTTTTATATAGTTTTATGAGTTCGCATGAATTAGTTATGGGAGTTGGTCCTTCTTGGTTTTTTCATGTTTCATCTTGCCAAGTCAGAATTTGCATGATATGCTCTATAGAGGGGTACCCGGTGTTAGACTCTCCACCACCCTTGGTGCTAGCCTTCAAGGGGGCACTAAATGAGTCTTTCCTAGGAACCTTGGGGGATCCAGGAACCGAGAGTATGTTTGTCGTCAGAAAGGGGCAGCATGCGTTTCCATGATTCAGGAAGTCTCATGGAGAGTATCGGCCAACAAGTTGATACTGCGGTCTCATGTTGGCGATGAGGTTCGTATGTTGGCGGTTCTTATGTCATCGACATGGGAAAACGTGTGGGCTAAAGAAATATATTTTGGGACCTCGTGGTGCTCATTGGCCACGAAGCAAGCGATGCAAGCATGAGTTTGGGTTCAACCTTTCCCAAAGAGAAGAGTTACCAACATGCACAGAAGAGCGACACCGTGCTAGACGGATGGAATCCCAAAGGTGGGTATTGAGAGCTGGTTGCCTACTCAAGCAATATGTTGGCGAGACAGACATGTGTGGGGTTAATATGTAAGAGATGAGCCATTGTGGCGAACCTCGCTGACAAACCCTCAAGACAAGAAAAGTTCGCAAGCTCTTAAGAGGGATCGATGACCCGATGTGTGAAGGTGCAGGCCAACTAGGCCTCGATATACTGTCTTGACGCTTGCTACAAGGTGTGAGTTGCACGCTGGTCAAATTGACACGGAATGCGCACAAGAAAAGAAAATAGGCTATCTGGAAAAGATACCAACAGGCTGATCTTGATTAACCTTGGTGCCGCACAGATCAAGTTTCACGGCGCAGAAAGTCGGCCCATGACACCCAGCCACAACCCAGCTGATTAAGAGGGGAAAGGATTAAAAAAAATAGTAATATTATCAGTTGTTTACCAACCCTACTAATAAAGAAGCAAGAAAGAACAAGGACAAACAACTTTGGACAATGATGGCGCATAACTAGGTAAATAAAAAGGGACACAATTTCAATCTAAATGACATTCTTGTTTAACATCTTGATCAAACATCCTCGTTAGATAAAGAATGAGAAACTATATTGCTACAATTATATATCTCCAATGTCAACATTGTTACCTCCCTGTATCGAAACTATACTTTTCATATAAACAACAGCTTCAAGGAATCCTAGGGACTTGCCTTTCATAGGAAGATACTTGCGCCTTTTACCAGGGAAGTCACAGAAACTTACTACACATTCTGACATTCATTCCTGCCTACAAATAGAAACCGGTCATTCTTTCCAACAGATGACGATGGGAACATAAAAAAATCTGGTTGGGAAATTGAGTATTTTGTCCAAGAACCACCAATGTCATCTAGAACCCATATATCTATGGCTGTCATAGAATAACCGAAAGAGGAGAGAGCAACAGATTCATTCCAGAATCCAAACACCGTAGTACGTACCCAAGAACTACCTGGATATGATATAACGTGAAATGTCTCATCACCTAAATGAAACGAAATCAAACAATACTCGGGGAGTTCATGAGAAACCTCATCATCATCTTCATCAGTTGTTGTACCAGTTAACTACAGGTGATTGGCTATGAAAGATGGATTCCGATCAATGAGAGATAGAATGGTACGGTATTATGCCATTATGGTAAGGCCGGGCATGAAACATACACTCTCTGCAGTCTCGTAGAAGCAGAGATGTAAGTCCTATTTGGCAAGCTGCAAAGGAACTAAAGATAGTGACACTGCGCTTTATATGCTATGTTTGATAAGTTCAAGAAACTTTAGGCACCAATTAGGGATCAAAAAAGACCCATATACAGTATGTGGTGTTTATTTGGGGAGCAATACAGATCGGTCAATTAGCATTAGGGAGTTCTGTCACGGGCGTCATAAGGCCCTCTATCATATTTCTCTCGTTTATGTGCGCTATTGTCTAGCCAAATATATTCCATCCACGCAATTAATTGGAAGATTCAAAGTGGTCTATACTTCTGAGATTGGGAAGCTTCAAAGAAAGGTTGAAGAGAAGAAAAGAGATAAACATATGGCCGGGCAAATCGATATGTCATCAAAGCTTTTAGTTTTCTTCTAGGCAAAGCTGTGTATGTGTTATATGATACAACCATACATAGATTTTCGATCATCGATCATCAGTTTGGACAAAGCTGTGTATGTGCTATATATATTCATGCCAAGAGAAACCATGCATTAATTGGATTATTGGATCTGATTCTGATCAGCAAGCAAGTTATGGTAGTGTTGGGTTTAAGAAGCGAAGGATAAGAAGTTTTCATTCATCAGGTTTGTTCTGCGTTGCTGAAAAATTGAGTCAGATCACACAGAGAAAATCTTAGATTCAAGAGCTATAAGCTCAGCAGGCCAGTAATCTCCCCACATCCACTCATCATCAAGAGTTTCAAACCAGGGTTTAATAACAGTACTGAGTACAAAATTTACGAACTAGCTTCCATTTTGTGAGAGATTAATTATGTATATTGTCTTTTGAAAAGAAAAATCGTCTACCCTTGAACTTGAACTTGAACTGTCTTATGAGGAAAATGTTCTGAAGTTTCAGGGCTTATGCTTTTTGTAAAGTCAAAGAATATATACGAGTACATAAAAAACTTTGAGCTCTTCCAACCAAAAACTCTATAGAAGATAAATTAATGGTCTAAAGGAAGAGGTTTTCCCCATGAAGACATGAAGCAGAAGAGGTTACCAGTCAATATATTATTGGACTCATCTTTGTGAACTACGTACACTAGCTACTAGCTCGACAAGAATGGTTGTCTCGCCCTAGGTTTTCATGGAAGAACAGTCGTTGATCTCGGCCAACCTACATTCATGTACTGTGTAGGTTGTCCGACATCAACGTCCGGTCATTCATAAAGCCGAACGGCGGCATGGTATAGTCGCATTTGAACCAAAAACCAATTTTTATGAACCAAACAGATCGATTCTTCTCATAGCCAACAGGCACGTGTTGTTAATCCCCCCACCGCCAACCAGCTAAAATATGAGCATTTCAAGTTGGACAGGCCCCCAAGATGAAGGCTCGGCTCCATGGCCATTTGAAATGAGAGAGTTGAGCATACCAAGAGGCGGTGAGAGAGGTTAACACGTACCAATTGATGAAGAATAGGCTGAAGGGTTTGTTTTTTCGACGGAGGGCTGTGAGTATTTATAGGAAGTTGGAGATGGATAATTAGACAAACTAATGCTAATTTTTCTTAAGAAAATTGAAATTAACAGAGAGAGGTGGATCGAGGACCATGATCTCGTACATGAGAATTAGTTCCCTCCCCCATTTACCCCATAAAAAACAACTGATTCCCATACTTGTTTCAACTTTGGCCCATACTCTTGTACAAAGGAGCTTCAGTCTTCTTCATATAGCACGTTATCTGCAGACAGTACTCGGTAACTGAGTAGTCAAAGCTCTCGTACAGTCGTACTCTCCTAGTACAACCAGGCATGGCCGCATGGAAATAGTGTTTGGCTTTTGAATTGGTCCAAGATGGTCCATAAACTGTACTGGTAGCTCGTTAGGGTTTACAAGAGTACGTATCAGAACGTGCATTGGGAAATCTCATGCCCAGAAAAGAGAGCAGATTTGATGAGTTTTCTGCAATGCATATATTTGTTGTTTTAATTCTGGTGGTGAACTGGGTTTCAAAGTTTGTCATCGAAGCTTTTAAAAGAGGCATCCAAGAACAGAGAGCAGAGGTTTGGTGCATGAATCAATTACATTTTCTTAATCATTCACTAATCATGAAGAAATTTAGCTTTAATCCAAACATTGGATAATCAATTCAATCTGACTGTTAATTAGAAGTTTAGAACAGTATAAATTAATTTGCTACATGAGAATCAGTTCCCTGCTCTTACCAAACGAAAAAGTGAGGATTGATCCCATCCTTGTTTCAACTATGTCCCATTCTCTTGCACAATGGAGCTTCAACACCCCAGAAACGTGCAGACCACTACAATGTTCTTCATAGGGCATGTGATCTGCTGACAGTAGTCTATTGTCTGCTTCATCAATGCTAATTATATAGTCAACCAGGCATGGGAATTGTAGTTGGCGTTTGAATTGATCCAAAATGGTCCATACACTGTATGGTAGCTCTCTAGGGTCCAAAAGATTATGTATCAGAAAGTACCTTGGGAAATCTCAGTCTCAGAAAAGAGAGCAGATTTTATGAGCTTTCTGGAGTTTCTGCAATGACAATAATTGTTGTTTTCTGGTGAAAACTGGGTCACAAATTTTGACATCGAAGCTCAAAAAGAGGCATCCAAGAGCAAAGAGCAGAGGTTTGGGGGATGAATAATTATGTTTGCTTGATTATTCACAATCATGAACAGTTTCTGATGTAATCCAAACCCTACTCAATTTGGCTGTTACAATTAGAGGCACTGTGCAGTTAACATATCAACTTGCTTGTAAATTGATTAAGTAATAATTAACAATCACATAGGAAAATGATTATATTGCCGAAATGGACATTATGTGATCTCAAAATGTCTAATGTTACAATAGAATGATTTCCCTTGCTCCTACTTCAGCTCGATAATGAAACTATATATACTATATTAACAACAGAGTACATGCTGAACACCCTTTTGTATAGGAATGAGTGGATGACCAAGAGCTTCAATCAGATTCCCAATTTCGACAAACACAGTGAACCTTTGCAAGTGAAGCCATGTAATCATCAGATCTGACATAAAGAAAAGTAGAAAACTGGGTTTATAATTTGAACTGTTATTTGCTTTACTATAGAATAAGAAGCTTATGATTTTGATTAAATGGAATGATTTTTTGACTATGAACCTTTGTCCATAGGAAGACTGATAAGCAGCAAGGATGTGAGCTTTGGCCTCGTCGGGTTTTTTCTGTATAAATGGGTGAAATACAGCTAATCAACACACATAGGCAATTAGTTTTAAACCTACAAGTTCAGCCAGTAATTTCACAGCACTGATTATTACCAGAGGTATCAGATTTTCACACAAGGTATACTTGATAGCCAAAGTTAGAGATATTACAAGTCTTTTTTTTCTCAGGGAAGTTTGTTTCAAGGAGCAGGCTCCATCAAGTGCCTATTGAGGACAAATGGGGTCCTTATGCTCATTGGTACTAGCTTGTTGTTACAACAAGGAACTTAAATGCTTGTTAGAACCTTGGTTATAAACCCTTAGATGAAGTACCTGTGGCATCGATACACAAGCAGCAAATATGGCGGTATTCTTGATAATTAGTGCTTTTCTTTTTGAATAATGACTTCGTGTCCAGGTTCTTGAATATCAATGAAACAACTTCTTGTTTTTAAATATAAGTTATCCGTCTGTGAACAACATCAAGAAGCCATTGGAAGTCTATGTATTGTGTGTAATTTTACACAACTCTTCAGTGATCTATCTATATTCTTGCAGGAACAGTCTGATTCAATTGAGATACAACATGTAACAATTGTAACACCAGAAGAAGATCTAAGAGAAAGTTCTTATAGAAGAAAACAAACCTGAGCTTCATAGTAAAGGCCAGCATATAGAGAAGCGTAGAAATAATCACTGTCTCGGCCATTTTTAAATGCATCAGCAAGCTACACAGTAAAGATTAATCACTTGAGTCAGATAAAAAAAAACTTGGTATTATTGCAAGCAGTCAGGGCTGTCGGCCAATATAAGAAACAGGCACAAGCTTTTATTAAATGGCTCTGCAGTGTAAACTAAAAACGAATAAAAGGAGAAGAATATATATCAGTTCTCAAACAATTTCCGGTTACTCCAATTAACTTCCTATTGGCAAACTGGTGTTATGACTCTAAAGAGTTCATGTTCACATGAAAGAAAGATAAATGCATTCTTAACATCTCATATGAACTGATAAATACCAAAACCACAGCTAGGAACTACAAGCTCAAATAAGAAAATGTTTGGTCAGAGAGGGAAAGCTTCACTTAGGTACCTTTTCTGGATCACCACCGTCTTTAAACATGTTATAGGCTTCTCTCATGACAGGTCTCGGATCGCGGCCAACCTGCATGCATATAGAATGCAGTTAGAAAAGAATTTCACTGAACTTCTCACTCAATACATGGGACTGAAAAGCAATTGAAATTAGTCAACTAGAAAGACAGCAATCCCTTCCTAAAGATACTGTTATGCTCTTATAGACATTCAAAAGACATGTTTGAAGTTTAAAGCTACAAAGCCCTCAACTTGGTATCAATAACTTGCCTCAAGAAACCGTTCCCTTGCTTCCTTAACTCCATATAATTGAGCTTCACAGAGAAAACACCAAATGGATTCCTCTGTATCATTTGGATTCTGGGCAACATCTATTCGGAACTGCTCTGCCCCTTCTTCAAATCTGTGCACAAAAGACAACTGATTTAACCCTACACACATAGCTTCATCGAACCAGTTCTAATATTTTACCCTCAATTTGGGACCAATAATTTATTGTTCCATTAACAAATCTCGGCTGAAGTGATAACTCTTTCCAATTTTTCTCTAAATGTAATTCTTGCTGCCACAAATTTAAACAAACACAATTTCTTCCCTACATTTTCTAAGCACACCCTAACAAAAACATATCGAAAACGATCCATCAAAGAACTAATAGTACCTATCCAGATAGTAAAGTGACAGCCCCCTTTGCCAAAGATCTGATTGCAACCATTAACCAACGATCAATATCCCAAATTCAATACAAACCAATCACCAAAAGCTACATTAACTTACATGCCTTTTGGCGACGATCAAGCTCAATCGCCTTGT of the Fragaria vesca subsp. vesca linkage group LG6, FraVesHawaii_1.0, whole genome shotgun sequence genome contains:
- the LOC101298140 gene encoding uncharacterized protein LOC101298140 yields the protein MGMAPNLNPTISMSLTPFPTSSPFSFKTQNSSLFSNTVTSTIHTHKTSFPLRICTNSQFFSTRRLFLPSVSGIWDAITGGNNPREAVAAIRRGMVLFRQGDVAGSVAEFDKAIELDRRQKAYLWQRGLSLYYLDRFEEGAEQFRIDVAQNPNDTEESIWCFLCEAQLYGVKEARERFLEVGRDPRPVMREAYNMFKDGGDPEKLADAFKNGRDSDYFYASLYAGLYYEAQKKPDEAKAHILAAYQSSYGQRSDDYMASLAKVHCVCRNWESD